The genomic segment GCGACGTTCGTCACCCACCAGATGGTCACCAAGTCCAATATCTGCCAGTTCTACAAGGAATTTCAATGCGTCGGCGAGGCTGATGCGTACGTGTTTCCGGAAACGGAATTCGCAAGTTACCTCGCAGACCTGAAGAAGCAGGACTGGCTGAAAGGCTACGAGGCAATTCTCCCTCAGCAGTAAGAGGGATGCCGTCAAGGGAGCGTCACGTGATGGACGAGAGAACTGAAGGGAGCCGCAATCAGCGGCTCCAGATCGCCAATGTCACGAAAGCGTTTGCTGGCGTGACGGTTTTGAAGAACGTGTCCCTTGCGGCCCATGCGGGCGAAATCGTTGCACTTCTCGGTGCCAATGGGGCCGGCAAGTCGACGCTTATGAAAATTTTGTCAGGCGTCTACACGCTGGACAGCGGACAAATCCGAATCGACGACAAAATCACGACGATCGCCACCCCACAGGATGCGATTGCGGCCGGCATCCGGCTGATGCCGCAGGAGCTTTCGGTGCATCCGGACCTGTCTGTCGCTGAAAACATCGCGCTTGGCTCCATGCCGAAGCGGAGGTTTGCGGGCATTCCCATGATCGACCGGCCGGCAATGGACGGACAGGCGGAGACGCTGCTCAAGCGATTGCGGCTCGATCATGTCGCGACCGGCCGGCGCATGGGCTCGCTGCCTTTGTCCGAACAGCGAATTGTCGAAATCGCCCGCGCGCTTTCCGGCAAGGCGCAGATCCTTATCATGGACGAGCCGACGGCATCGCTGGGCGAGGCTGACGCCAACAATCTATTCGAGGTGATCGAGGCGCTGAAAGCCCAGGGTGTCACCATCATCTATATTTCGCATTATCTGGACGAGGTCTTCCGGCTCAGCGACCGTATCGTCGTGTTGCGCGACGGCGAGGTTCGTGGCGCGTTCAAGACGGCGGAGACCTGTCGCGACGAGGTGCTGACGGCAATGCTCGGCAGCGATCTCGGCGACCTCTATCCGGCCAAATCAGCAGCGCGTTCGGATGCCAAGATCGTCCTGTCCGTCGAGAGCCTGTCTCTTCCCGGGTGGCTTAACGGCGTGTCGCTTTCCGTGCGGCGCGGTGAGGTATTTGGTGTTTTCGGCCTGATCGGTTCCGGCGCCGAAAAGATCGGCCCTGCCATCTACGGCGCCGAGTCTGCCGCGCGTGCCAAAGCCGTCCGGCTGAACGATATCGACATCGGCCTGTCCTGGCCGCGAAAGAGCGTACGCGCGGGTATCGGCTTTGTCGCCGCCGAGCGCAAGCGTCAGGGGCTGATCGGCAATCTGTCGGTGCGCACCAACACCACGCTGCCCTATCTCAGCCTTTTCACGCAATCCGGCGTCGTCGATCAGAAGCGCGAAGACGCGAGTACCAGCGACTGGATCAAAACCTTGCGGGTCAAGACATCTGGCCCGGATCAGGAGATCCGCCTTTTGTCCGGCGGCAACCAGCAGAAGATCTGCCTGGCCCGCTGGTTGCTCGGAAGCCCCAGTTTCCTGATCCTCGAAGAGCCGACACGTGGCGTCGATCTTGGCGCCCGGCGCGAGATTTACGCGGAAATCCGCCGCCTGGCGGAAGCGGGACTTGCGATCCTGATCGTCTCCTCCGACGCGGAAGAGGTGGCGGGGCTCGCCGATCGCAGCCTCGTTCTGGAGGATGGAAAGGTCGTGGCCGAGCTTGGACAGGATGCGACCGCGACGGACCTGATGCGCGCAGCCGAGCTTCGGCCTGCCGTCCGCGATACGAATGAACCGGAGAAATCATGAGCAAGTCGTCCTCCATTCCCGCAGCGCCAGGTGTTTCGAAGAAGCAGCCAAGTTCGCTGACCGACTTTCTCGGCCGCCCGGCCGCCGGCATCGTGCTCCTCCTGGTGTTCTACATCCTGCTTCTGGCCGCGTTCTCGCTTCTCTCGCCCTATTTCCTGACGCTGAGCAACCTGTCCAACATCGGCACCAACATGGCCTTCATCGGCTTGATGGCTGCCGCCGGTACGCCGCTGATCATCGGCGGCGGACTCGACCTGTCGGTTGCCGCCGTTGCCGGTCTTGCCGGCGTCATCGTGGCGCTGATGCATGCCAACGGCATCAATATCTGGGCTGGCTGCCTCACGGCGCTTGTTATTGGCTGCGCGGTTGGCGTACTAAACGGATTTATCGTCACTCGGCTGAAGCTCAATCCCCTCATCGCCACGCTCGGGACGATGAGCATATTTTCCGGTCTCTCCATGGTCATGACCGGCGGCCTGTCGAAGCCCCTCTTCATTCCAGCCTTCAACTGGCTCGGATCCGGCCGCCTGTTCGGCATCCCGTTTCCGATCATCCTGATGCTGCTCGTGTTCGTCGCGCTGTGGCTAATCCTGTCGAAGACACCGTTCGGACGCTTCGTCTATGCGACCGGCGGCAATCCAGAGGCTAGCAGCTTGCTCGGCGTGCCCGTCGAGCGGACCCAGATGGTGCTCTATATCGTCTCCGGACTTTCAGGCGCTGCGGCCGGCATCATCCTTGCCGCAATGCTTGGCGCTGCAGCACCGAATGCCGCCGGACAGCATCTGCTGACCATCATTGCTGCCATCATCCTTGGAGGCACCAGCCTGTTTGGCGGACGCGGCAGCGTCTGGGGCACGCTGATCGCAGTCCTCATTCTCGGCACACTCAATAACGGTCTGACGCTGATGAACGTGTCCTCCTTCTGGCAGGATGTGACCCGCGGCGTCGTTCTCTTGATGGCTGTCGGCCTCGATCAATTGCGCGTGCGCCTGCAAAGCTGACGCCATTCCATATTGCATCGGAGAAATACAAATGTCTGAACGCCCATTGAAGGCCGGCCTATTCGGCATCGGCCTGGAGGCCTACTGGCCGCAATTCAAAGGTCTTGAAACGCGTTTGCGCGGCTATGTCGATACCGTCGAGGAAAAGCTTGCGCGCCCCGGCGTCGAGGTCGTCAACCTTGGGCTGATCGATACGCCCGAAAAAGCGCTGGAAGCCGGCCATCAGTTTCGTCAGGCCGATGTCGACATAATCTTTCTCTACATCACCACCTATGCCCTCTCGTCGACCGTTCTGCCGGTGGTCCGTCGTGCAAAGGTTCCGGTGATCATTCTCAATCTGCAACCGACCGCAGCCATTGACTATGCCAGCTTCAACGCGCTCGGCGATCGCACCGCGATGACCGGCGACTGGCTGGCGCATTGCTCGGCCTGCCCCGTCCCGGAAATTGCCAATGTCTTCCACCGGGCGGGCATTAGCTTTCATCAGGTGACCGGCGTTCTCACCGGCGATCCGATCGTCGAGGAGGAGATCAACGACTGGATCGAGGCTGCGCGCGTCGCCCATGTAATGGCGCATAATCGGCTCGGCGTCATGGGCCGCTACTACAATGGCATGCTCGATATCTATTCGGATCTGACCGCGCAAGCGGCAGCCTTCGGAACACATATCGAAGTGCTGGAAATCGACGAGCTGGCGCGGCTCCGCAATGACGTAAGCGAGGCGGATGTCTTCGCCTGTCTGGCGACGATCAAAGCCGAATTCGATGTGCAGCCCGACTGCGACCCCAAGGAGCTGGCGCGTGCGGCAAAAACCGCAGTGGCGCTGCGAAGACTGGTGATCAAGAAATCGCTCGGGTCGCTGGCCTATTATTACGAATCTCAGCCCGGCAACGAATACGAGGACATTATCACCTCGGTCATCGTCGGCTGTTCGATGCTGACGGCCAATGGCGTGCCGGTTGCCGGTGAGTACGAGATCAAGAACGCTCAGGCCATGAAGATCATGGATAGCTTCGGTGTCGGCGGCTCGTTCACGGAATACTATGCCATGGATTTCGCCGCAGACGTCGTGCTGATGGGGCATGACGGGCCCGGGCATACCGGAATTGCCGAGGGGCGCACCAAGATCCGCCCGCTGCAGGTTTTCCACGGCAAGGTCGGCTTCGGCGTCAGCGTCGAGATGTCTGTCAAGCATGGACCGGTGACGCTGCTTTCGGTCGTCGAGAGCGCCGGCAAGATCAAGCTGCTCTGCGCAGAGGGCGCCTCAGTCGCAGGCCCGATCCTCGAAATCGGCAATACCAACAGCCGGTATCAGTTTCCGCTGGGAGCGCGGCGCTTTGTCGAAGCGTGGAATGCGCAAGGACCGGCCCATCACTGCGCCGTCGGCGTCGGGCATATTGCCGGGCGCATCGAAAAGCTGGGAAAGCTGTTGGGTCTTGAGTTCGTAGCGGTATGTTAGCGTGACGGTGAGATGAGCGAGGCCTCACGGCCGCCTTCAATGCAGGCCCTGCGGCAACAAATTCGTCCCAGGTTGGTGAAGCCCGTCATTCGGGTGGTTGAAAAGACGTTAGGACTTGTGTTTGGTCGTTACCATGTTAATGGAATCAGCATGTTGATGCGAGCGGATCGCCAAAATGCAGCAAAAAACAGCTGGTAGCCACACTCAACTTCCGTCTGAACCCTCGTCCGACGAGACGACTCAGCCGCAGCGCGCCCGCCGCTCTCTGGCAATTTCACTTTTGCGTGCTCGCGAAGGGGTGA from the Rhizobium sp. NZLR1 genome contains:
- a CDS encoding sugar ABC transporter ATP-binding protein, with the translated sequence MDERTEGSRNQRLQIANVTKAFAGVTVLKNVSLAAHAGEIVALLGANGAGKSTLMKILSGVYTLDSGQIRIDDKITTIATPQDAIAAGIRLMPQELSVHPDLSVAENIALGSMPKRRFAGIPMIDRPAMDGQAETLLKRLRLDHVATGRRMGSLPLSEQRIVEIARALSGKAQILIMDEPTASLGEADANNLFEVIEALKAQGVTIIYISHYLDEVFRLSDRIVVLRDGEVRGAFKTAETCRDEVLTAMLGSDLGDLYPAKSAARSDAKIVLSVESLSLPGWLNGVSLSVRRGEVFGVFGLIGSGAEKIGPAIYGAESAARAKAVRLNDIDIGLSWPRKSVRAGIGFVAAERKRQGLIGNLSVRTNTTLPYLSLFTQSGVVDQKREDASTSDWIKTLRVKTSGPDQEIRLLSGGNQQKICLARWLLGSPSFLILEEPTRGVDLGARREIYAEIRRLAEAGLAILIVSSDAEEVAGLADRSLVLEDGKVVAELGQDATATDLMRAAELRPAVRDTNEPEKS
- a CDS encoding arabinose isomerase, with the translated sequence MSERPLKAGLFGIGLEAYWPQFKGLETRLRGYVDTVEEKLARPGVEVVNLGLIDTPEKALEAGHQFRQADVDIIFLYITTYALSSTVLPVVRRAKVPVIILNLQPTAAIDYASFNALGDRTAMTGDWLAHCSACPVPEIANVFHRAGISFHQVTGVLTGDPIVEEEINDWIEAARVAHVMAHNRLGVMGRYYNGMLDIYSDLTAQAAAFGTHIEVLEIDELARLRNDVSEADVFACLATIKAEFDVQPDCDPKELARAAKTAVALRRLVIKKSLGSLAYYYESQPGNEYEDIITSVIVGCSMLTANGVPVAGEYEIKNAQAMKIMDSFGVGGSFTEYYAMDFAADVVLMGHDGPGHTGIAEGRTKIRPLQVFHGKVGFGVSVEMSVKHGPVTLLSVVESAGKIKLLCAEGASVAGPILEIGNTNSRYQFPLGARRFVEAWNAQGPAHHCAVGVGHIAGRIEKLGKLLGLEFVAVC
- a CDS encoding ABC transporter permease, which translates into the protein MSKSSSIPAAPGVSKKQPSSLTDFLGRPAAGIVLLLVFYILLLAAFSLLSPYFLTLSNLSNIGTNMAFIGLMAAAGTPLIIGGGLDLSVAAVAGLAGVIVALMHANGINIWAGCLTALVIGCAVGVLNGFIVTRLKLNPLIATLGTMSIFSGLSMVMTGGLSKPLFIPAFNWLGSGRLFGIPFPIILMLLVFVALWLILSKTPFGRFVYATGGNPEASSLLGVPVERTQMVLYIVSGLSGAAAGIILAAMLGAAAPNAAGQHLLTIIAAIILGGTSLFGGRGSVWGTLIAVLILGTLNNGLTLMNVSSFWQDVTRGVVLLMAVGLDQLRVRLQS